From one Callithrix jacchus isolate 240 chromosome 2, calJac240_pri, whole genome shotgun sequence genomic stretch:
- the SEPTIN8 gene encoding septin-8 isoform X2 gives MRLQAGQASVFGSAAAIPQELELSQGRGLSNGGGVSLHNMELSKNAEAEPRSLSLGGHVGFDSLPDQLVSKSVTQGFSFNILCVGETGIGKSTLMNTLFNTTFETEEASHHEACVRLRPQTYDLQESNVQLKLTIVDAVGFGDQINKDESYRPIVDYIDAQFENYLQEELKIRRSLFDYHDTRIHVCLYFITPTGHSLKSLDLVTMKKLDSKVNIIPIIAKADTISKSELHKFKIKIMGELVSNGVQIYQFPTDDEAVAEINAVMNAHLPFAVVGSTEEVKVGNKLVRARQYPWGVVQVENENHCDFVKLREMLIRVNMEDLREQTHSRHYELYRRCKLEEMGFQDSDGDSQPFSLQETYEAKRKEFLSELQRKEEEMRQMFVNKVKETELELKEKERELHEKFEHLKRVHQEEKRKVEEKRRELEEETNAFNRRKAAVEALQSQALHATSQQPLRKDKDKKKSDIGAHQSGMSLSNSKVMMTKASVEPLNCSSWWPAIQCCSCLVRDATWREGFL, from the exons CTGTCTCAGGGCAGGGGGCTCAGCAATGGAGGAGGCGTGTCTCTGCACAACATGGAGCTGTCTAAG AATGCAGAGGCAGAGCCCCGGAGCCTCTCCCTGGGCGGCCATGTGGGCTTTGACAGCCTCCCTGACCAGCTGGTCAGCAAGTCGGTCACTCAGGGCTTCAGCTTCAACATACTCTGTGTGG GGGAGACCGGCATTGGCAAATCCACACTGATGAACACGCTCTTCAACACAACCTTCGAGACTGAGGAAGCCAGTCACCATGAGGCGTGTGTGCGCCTGCGGCCCCAGACCTATGACCTCCAGGAGAGCAATGTGCAGCTCAAGCTGACCATTGTGGACGCCGTGGGCTTCGGGGATCAGATCAATAAGGATGAGAG TTACAGGCCTATTGTTGACTACATCGATGCGCAGTTTGAAAACTATCTCCAGGAGGAGCTGAAGATCCGCCGCTCGCTTTTCGACTACCATGACACGAGGATCCACGTTTGCCTCTACTTTATCACGCCCACGGGGCACTCCCTGAAGTCCCTGGATCTGGTGACCATGAAGAAACTAGACAGCAAG GTGAACATTATTCCCATCATCGCCAAGGCTGACACCATCTCCAAGAGTGAACTCcacaagttcaagatcaagatcaTGGGCGAGCTGGTCAGCAACGGGGTCCAGATCTACCAGTTTCCCACGGATGACGAGGCTGTTGCAGAGATTAACGCAGTCATGAAT GCACACCTGCCCTTTGCCGTGGTGGGCAGCACCGAGGAGGTGAAGGTGGGGAACAAACTGGTCCGAGCACGGCAGTACCCTTGGGGAGTGGTGCAGG TGGAGAATGAGAATCACTGCGACTTCGTGAAGCTGCGGGAGATGTTGATCCGGGTGAACATGGAGGACCTCCGTGAGCAGACCCACAGCCGGCACTATGAGCTGTACCGGCGCTGCAAGTTGGAGGAGATGGGCTTTCAGGACAGCGATGGTGACAGTCAGCCCTTCAG CCTACAAGAGACATATGAGGCCAAGAGGAAGGAGTTCCTGAGTGAGctgcagaggaaggaggaagagatgagGCAGATGTTTGTCAACAAAGTGAAGGAGACAGAGCTGGAgctgaaggagaaggaaagggag CTTCATGAGAAGTTTGAGCACCTGAAGCGGGTCCACCAGGAGGAGAAGCGCAAGGTGGAGGAAAAGCGCCGCGAGCTGGAGGAGGAGACCAATGCCTTCAACCGCCGGAAGGCCGCGGTGGAGGCCCTGCAGTCGCAGGCCTTGCACGCCACCTCGCAGCAGCCCCTGAGGAAGGACAAGGACAAGAAGAA ATCAGATATAGGAGCACACCAGTCGGGCATGAGCCTCTCCAACTCTAAGGTGATGATGACCAAGGCCAGTGTGGAGCCCTTGAACTGCAGCAGCTGGTGGCCCGCCATACAGTGCTGCAGCTGCCTGGTCAGGGATGCGACGTGGAGGGAAGGATTCCTCTGA
- the SEPTIN8 gene encoding septin-8 isoform X24: protein MAATDLERFSLSQGRGLSNGGGVSLHNMELSKNAEAEPRSLSLGGHVGFDSLPDQLVSKSVTQGFSFNILCVGETGIGKSTLMNTLFNTTFETEEASHHEACVRLRPQTYDLQESNVQLKLTIVDAVGFGDQINKDERPIVDYIDAQFENYLQEELKIRRSLFDYHDTRIHVCLYFITPTGHSLKSLDLVTMKKLDSKVNIIPIIAKADTISKSELHKFKIKIMGELVSNGVQIYQFPTDDEAVAEINAVMNAHLPFAVVGSTEEVKVGNKLVRARQYPWGVVQVENENHCDFVKLREMLIRVNMEDLREQTHSRHYELYRRCKLEEMGFQDSDGDSQPFSLQETYEAKRKEFLSELQRKEEEMRQMFVNKVKETELELKEKERELHEKFEHLKRVHQEEKRKVEEKRRELEEETNAFNRRKAAVEALQSQALHATSQQPLRKDKDKKKASGWSSIYSVTIP from the exons CTGTCTCAGGGCAGGGGGCTCAGCAATGGAGGAGGCGTGTCTCTGCACAACATGGAGCTGTCTAAG AATGCAGAGGCAGAGCCCCGGAGCCTCTCCCTGGGCGGCCATGTGGGCTTTGACAGCCTCCCTGACCAGCTGGTCAGCAAGTCGGTCACTCAGGGCTTCAGCTTCAACATACTCTGTGTGG GGGAGACCGGCATTGGCAAATCCACACTGATGAACACGCTCTTCAACACAACCTTCGAGACTGAGGAAGCCAGTCACCATGAGGCGTGTGTGCGCCTGCGGCCCCAGACCTATGACCTCCAGGAGAGCAATGTGCAGCTCAAGCTGACCATTGTGGACGCCGTGGGCTTCGGGGATCAGATCAATAAGGATGAGAG GCCTATTGTTGACTACATCGATGCGCAGTTTGAAAACTATCTCCAGGAGGAGCTGAAGATCCGCCGCTCGCTTTTCGACTACCATGACACGAGGATCCACGTTTGCCTCTACTTTATCACGCCCACGGGGCACTCCCTGAAGTCCCTGGATCTGGTGACCATGAAGAAACTAGACAGCAAG GTGAACATTATTCCCATCATCGCCAAGGCTGACACCATCTCCAAGAGTGAACTCcacaagttcaagatcaagatcaTGGGCGAGCTGGTCAGCAACGGGGTCCAGATCTACCAGTTTCCCACGGATGACGAGGCTGTTGCAGAGATTAACGCAGTCATGAAT GCACACCTGCCCTTTGCCGTGGTGGGCAGCACCGAGGAGGTGAAGGTGGGGAACAAACTGGTCCGAGCACGGCAGTACCCTTGGGGAGTGGTGCAGG TGGAGAATGAGAATCACTGCGACTTCGTGAAGCTGCGGGAGATGTTGATCCGGGTGAACATGGAGGACCTCCGTGAGCAGACCCACAGCCGGCACTATGAGCTGTACCGGCGCTGCAAGTTGGAGGAGATGGGCTTTCAGGACAGCGATGGTGACAGTCAGCCCTTCAG CCTACAAGAGACATATGAGGCCAAGAGGAAGGAGTTCCTGAGTGAGctgcagaggaaggaggaagagatgagGCAGATGTTTGTCAACAAAGTGAAGGAGACAGAGCTGGAgctgaaggagaaggaaagggag CTTCATGAGAAGTTTGAGCACCTGAAGCGGGTCCACCAGGAGGAGAAGCGCAAGGTGGAGGAAAAGCGCCGCGAGCTGGAGGAGGAGACCAATGCCTTCAACCGCCGGAAGGCCGCGGTGGAGGCCCTGCAGTCGCAGGCCTTGCACGCCACCTCGCAGCAGCCCCTGAGGAAGGACAAGGACAAGAAGAA agccaGTGGCTGGTCTTCCATTTACAGTGTCACTATTCCCTGA
- the SEPTIN8 gene encoding septin-8 isoform X4, with the protein MRLQAGQASVFGSAAAIPQELELSQGRGLSNGGGVSLHNMELSKNAEAEPRSLSLGGHVGFDSLPDQLVSKSVTQGFSFNILCVGETGIGKSTLMNTLFNTTFETEEASHHEACVRLRPQTYDLQESNVQLKLTIVDAVGFGDQINKDERPIVDYIDAQFENYLQEELKIRRSLFDYHDTRIHVCLYFITPTGHSLKSLDLVTMKKLDSKVNIIPIIAKADTISKSELHKFKIKIMGELVSNGVQIYQFPTDDEAVAEINAVMNAHLPFAVVGSTEEVKVGNKLVRARQYPWGVVQVENENHCDFVKLREMLIRVNMEDLREQTHSRHYELYRRCKLEEMGFQDSDGDSQPFSLQETYEAKRKEFLSELQRKEEEMRQMFVNKVKETELELKEKERELHEKFEHLKRVHQEEKRKVEEKRRELEEETNAFNRRKAAVEALQSQALHATSQQPLRKDKDKKKSDIGAHQSGMSLSNSKVMMTKASVEPLNCSSWWPAIQCCSCLVRDATWREGFL; encoded by the exons CTGTCTCAGGGCAGGGGGCTCAGCAATGGAGGAGGCGTGTCTCTGCACAACATGGAGCTGTCTAAG AATGCAGAGGCAGAGCCCCGGAGCCTCTCCCTGGGCGGCCATGTGGGCTTTGACAGCCTCCCTGACCAGCTGGTCAGCAAGTCGGTCACTCAGGGCTTCAGCTTCAACATACTCTGTGTGG GGGAGACCGGCATTGGCAAATCCACACTGATGAACACGCTCTTCAACACAACCTTCGAGACTGAGGAAGCCAGTCACCATGAGGCGTGTGTGCGCCTGCGGCCCCAGACCTATGACCTCCAGGAGAGCAATGTGCAGCTCAAGCTGACCATTGTGGACGCCGTGGGCTTCGGGGATCAGATCAATAAGGATGAGAG GCCTATTGTTGACTACATCGATGCGCAGTTTGAAAACTATCTCCAGGAGGAGCTGAAGATCCGCCGCTCGCTTTTCGACTACCATGACACGAGGATCCACGTTTGCCTCTACTTTATCACGCCCACGGGGCACTCCCTGAAGTCCCTGGATCTGGTGACCATGAAGAAACTAGACAGCAAG GTGAACATTATTCCCATCATCGCCAAGGCTGACACCATCTCCAAGAGTGAACTCcacaagttcaagatcaagatcaTGGGCGAGCTGGTCAGCAACGGGGTCCAGATCTACCAGTTTCCCACGGATGACGAGGCTGTTGCAGAGATTAACGCAGTCATGAAT GCACACCTGCCCTTTGCCGTGGTGGGCAGCACCGAGGAGGTGAAGGTGGGGAACAAACTGGTCCGAGCACGGCAGTACCCTTGGGGAGTGGTGCAGG TGGAGAATGAGAATCACTGCGACTTCGTGAAGCTGCGGGAGATGTTGATCCGGGTGAACATGGAGGACCTCCGTGAGCAGACCCACAGCCGGCACTATGAGCTGTACCGGCGCTGCAAGTTGGAGGAGATGGGCTTTCAGGACAGCGATGGTGACAGTCAGCCCTTCAG CCTACAAGAGACATATGAGGCCAAGAGGAAGGAGTTCCTGAGTGAGctgcagaggaaggaggaagagatgagGCAGATGTTTGTCAACAAAGTGAAGGAGACAGAGCTGGAgctgaaggagaaggaaagggag CTTCATGAGAAGTTTGAGCACCTGAAGCGGGTCCACCAGGAGGAGAAGCGCAAGGTGGAGGAAAAGCGCCGCGAGCTGGAGGAGGAGACCAATGCCTTCAACCGCCGGAAGGCCGCGGTGGAGGCCCTGCAGTCGCAGGCCTTGCACGCCACCTCGCAGCAGCCCCTGAGGAAGGACAAGGACAAGAAGAA ATCAGATATAGGAGCACACCAGTCGGGCATGAGCCTCTCCAACTCTAAGGTGATGATGACCAAGGCCAGTGTGGAGCCCTTGAACTGCAGCAGCTGGTGGCCCGCCATACAGTGCTGCAGCTGCCTGGTCAGGGATGCGACGTGGAGGGAAGGATTCCTCTGA
- the SEPTIN8 gene encoding septin-8 isoform X6 — MAATDLERFSLSQGRGLSNGGGVSLHNMELSKNAEAEPRSLSLGGHVGFDSLPDQLVSKSVTQGFSFNILCVGETGIGKSTLMNTLFNTTFETEEASHHEACVRLRPQTYDLQESNVQLKLTIVDAVGFGDQINKDESYRPIVDYIDAQFENYLQEELKIRRSLFDYHDTRIHVCLYFITPTGHSLKSLDLVTMKKLDSKVNIIPIIAKADTISKSELHKFKIKIMGELVSNGVQIYQFPTDDEAVAEINAVMNAHLPFAVVGSTEEVKVGNKLVRARQYPWGVVQVENENHCDFVKLREMLIRVNMEDLREQTHSRHYELYRRCKLEEMGFQDSDGDSQPFSLQETYEAKRKEFLSELQRKEEEMRQMFVNKVKETELELKEKERELHEKFEHLKRVHQEEKRKVEEKRRELEEETNAFNRRKAAVEALQSQALHATSQQPLRKDKDKKKSDIGAHQSGMSLSNSKVMMTKASVEPLNCSSWWPAIQCCSCLVRDATWREGFL, encoded by the exons CTGTCTCAGGGCAGGGGGCTCAGCAATGGAGGAGGCGTGTCTCTGCACAACATGGAGCTGTCTAAG AATGCAGAGGCAGAGCCCCGGAGCCTCTCCCTGGGCGGCCATGTGGGCTTTGACAGCCTCCCTGACCAGCTGGTCAGCAAGTCGGTCACTCAGGGCTTCAGCTTCAACATACTCTGTGTGG GGGAGACCGGCATTGGCAAATCCACACTGATGAACACGCTCTTCAACACAACCTTCGAGACTGAGGAAGCCAGTCACCATGAGGCGTGTGTGCGCCTGCGGCCCCAGACCTATGACCTCCAGGAGAGCAATGTGCAGCTCAAGCTGACCATTGTGGACGCCGTGGGCTTCGGGGATCAGATCAATAAGGATGAGAG TTACAGGCCTATTGTTGACTACATCGATGCGCAGTTTGAAAACTATCTCCAGGAGGAGCTGAAGATCCGCCGCTCGCTTTTCGACTACCATGACACGAGGATCCACGTTTGCCTCTACTTTATCACGCCCACGGGGCACTCCCTGAAGTCCCTGGATCTGGTGACCATGAAGAAACTAGACAGCAAG GTGAACATTATTCCCATCATCGCCAAGGCTGACACCATCTCCAAGAGTGAACTCcacaagttcaagatcaagatcaTGGGCGAGCTGGTCAGCAACGGGGTCCAGATCTACCAGTTTCCCACGGATGACGAGGCTGTTGCAGAGATTAACGCAGTCATGAAT GCACACCTGCCCTTTGCCGTGGTGGGCAGCACCGAGGAGGTGAAGGTGGGGAACAAACTGGTCCGAGCACGGCAGTACCCTTGGGGAGTGGTGCAGG TGGAGAATGAGAATCACTGCGACTTCGTGAAGCTGCGGGAGATGTTGATCCGGGTGAACATGGAGGACCTCCGTGAGCAGACCCACAGCCGGCACTATGAGCTGTACCGGCGCTGCAAGTTGGAGGAGATGGGCTTTCAGGACAGCGATGGTGACAGTCAGCCCTTCAG CCTACAAGAGACATATGAGGCCAAGAGGAAGGAGTTCCTGAGTGAGctgcagaggaaggaggaagagatgagGCAGATGTTTGTCAACAAAGTGAAGGAGACAGAGCTGGAgctgaaggagaaggaaagggag CTTCATGAGAAGTTTGAGCACCTGAAGCGGGTCCACCAGGAGGAGAAGCGCAAGGTGGAGGAAAAGCGCCGCGAGCTGGAGGAGGAGACCAATGCCTTCAACCGCCGGAAGGCCGCGGTGGAGGCCCTGCAGTCGCAGGCCTTGCACGCCACCTCGCAGCAGCCCCTGAGGAAGGACAAGGACAAGAAGAA ATCAGATATAGGAGCACACCAGTCGGGCATGAGCCTCTCCAACTCTAAGGTGATGATGACCAAGGCCAGTGTGGAGCCCTTGAACTGCAGCAGCTGGTGGCCCGCCATACAGTGCTGCAGCTGCCTGGTCAGGGATGCGACGTGGAGGGAAGGATTCCTCTGA
- the SEPTIN8 gene encoding septin-8 isoform X1: protein MRLQAGQASVFGSAAAIPQELELSQGRGLSNGGGVSLHNMELSKNAEAEPRSLSLGGHVGFDSLPDQLVSKSVTQGFSFNILCVGETGIGKSTLMNTLFNTTFETEEASHHEACVRLRPQTYDLQESNVQLKLTIVDAVGFGDQINKDESYRPIVDYIDAQFENYLQEELKIRRSLFDYHDTRIHVCLYFITPTGHSLKSLDLVTMKKLDSKVNIIPIIAKADTISKSELHKFKIKIMGELVSNGVQIYQFPTDDEAVAEINAVMNAHLPFAVVGSTEEVKVGNKLVRARQYPWGVVQVENENHCDFVKLREMLIRVNMEDLREQTHSRHYELYRRCKLEEMGFQDSDGDSQPFSLQETYEAKRKEFLSELQRKEEEMRQMFVNKVKETELELKEKERELHEKFEHLKRVHQEEKRKVEEKRRELEEETNAFNRRKAAVEALQSQALHATSQQPLRKDKDKKNRSDIGAHQSGMSLSNSKVMMTKASVEPLNCSSWWPAIQCCSCLVRDATWREGFL, encoded by the exons CTGTCTCAGGGCAGGGGGCTCAGCAATGGAGGAGGCGTGTCTCTGCACAACATGGAGCTGTCTAAG AATGCAGAGGCAGAGCCCCGGAGCCTCTCCCTGGGCGGCCATGTGGGCTTTGACAGCCTCCCTGACCAGCTGGTCAGCAAGTCGGTCACTCAGGGCTTCAGCTTCAACATACTCTGTGTGG GGGAGACCGGCATTGGCAAATCCACACTGATGAACACGCTCTTCAACACAACCTTCGAGACTGAGGAAGCCAGTCACCATGAGGCGTGTGTGCGCCTGCGGCCCCAGACCTATGACCTCCAGGAGAGCAATGTGCAGCTCAAGCTGACCATTGTGGACGCCGTGGGCTTCGGGGATCAGATCAATAAGGATGAGAG TTACAGGCCTATTGTTGACTACATCGATGCGCAGTTTGAAAACTATCTCCAGGAGGAGCTGAAGATCCGCCGCTCGCTTTTCGACTACCATGACACGAGGATCCACGTTTGCCTCTACTTTATCACGCCCACGGGGCACTCCCTGAAGTCCCTGGATCTGGTGACCATGAAGAAACTAGACAGCAAG GTGAACATTATTCCCATCATCGCCAAGGCTGACACCATCTCCAAGAGTGAACTCcacaagttcaagatcaagatcaTGGGCGAGCTGGTCAGCAACGGGGTCCAGATCTACCAGTTTCCCACGGATGACGAGGCTGTTGCAGAGATTAACGCAGTCATGAAT GCACACCTGCCCTTTGCCGTGGTGGGCAGCACCGAGGAGGTGAAGGTGGGGAACAAACTGGTCCGAGCACGGCAGTACCCTTGGGGAGTGGTGCAGG TGGAGAATGAGAATCACTGCGACTTCGTGAAGCTGCGGGAGATGTTGATCCGGGTGAACATGGAGGACCTCCGTGAGCAGACCCACAGCCGGCACTATGAGCTGTACCGGCGCTGCAAGTTGGAGGAGATGGGCTTTCAGGACAGCGATGGTGACAGTCAGCCCTTCAG CCTACAAGAGACATATGAGGCCAAGAGGAAGGAGTTCCTGAGTGAGctgcagaggaaggaggaagagatgagGCAGATGTTTGTCAACAAAGTGAAGGAGACAGAGCTGGAgctgaaggagaaggaaagggag CTTCATGAGAAGTTTGAGCACCTGAAGCGGGTCCACCAGGAGGAGAAGCGCAAGGTGGAGGAAAAGCGCCGCGAGCTGGAGGAGGAGACCAATGCCTTCAACCGCCGGAAGGCCGCGGTGGAGGCCCTGCAGTCGCAGGCCTTGCACGCCACCTCGCAGCAGCCCCTGAGGAAGGACAAGGACAAGAAGAA CAGATCAGATATAGGAGCACACCAGTCGGGCATGAGCCTCTCCAACTCTAAGGTGATGATGACCAAGGCCAGTGTGGAGCCCTTGAACTGCAGCAGCTGGTGGCCCGCCATACAGTGCTGCAGCTGCCTGGTCAGGGATGCGACGTGGAGGGAAGGATTCCTCTGA
- the SEPTIN8 gene encoding septin-8 isoform X22, whose amino-acid sequence MAATDLERFSLSQGRGLSNGGGVSLHNMELSKNAEAEPRSLSLGGHVGFDSLPDQLVSKSVTQGFSFNILCVGETGIGKSTLMNTLFNTTFETEEASHHEACVRLRPQTYDLQESNVQLKLTIVDAVGFGDQINKDESYRPIVDYIDAQFENYLQEELKIRRSLFDYHDTRIHVCLYFITPTGHSLKSLDLVTMKKLDSKVNIIPIIAKADTISKSELHKFKIKIMGELVSNGVQIYQFPTDDEAVAEINAVMNAHLPFAVVGSTEEVKVGNKLVRARQYPWGVVQVENENHCDFVKLREMLIRVNMEDLREQTHSRHYELYRRCKLEEMGFQDSDGDSQPFSLQETYEAKRKEFLSELQRKEEEMRQMFVNKVKETELELKEKERELHEKFEHLKRVHQEEKRKVEEKRRELEEETNAFNRRKAAVEALQSQALHATSQQPLRKDKDKKKASGWSSIYSVTIP is encoded by the exons CTGTCTCAGGGCAGGGGGCTCAGCAATGGAGGAGGCGTGTCTCTGCACAACATGGAGCTGTCTAAG AATGCAGAGGCAGAGCCCCGGAGCCTCTCCCTGGGCGGCCATGTGGGCTTTGACAGCCTCCCTGACCAGCTGGTCAGCAAGTCGGTCACTCAGGGCTTCAGCTTCAACATACTCTGTGTGG GGGAGACCGGCATTGGCAAATCCACACTGATGAACACGCTCTTCAACACAACCTTCGAGACTGAGGAAGCCAGTCACCATGAGGCGTGTGTGCGCCTGCGGCCCCAGACCTATGACCTCCAGGAGAGCAATGTGCAGCTCAAGCTGACCATTGTGGACGCCGTGGGCTTCGGGGATCAGATCAATAAGGATGAGAG TTACAGGCCTATTGTTGACTACATCGATGCGCAGTTTGAAAACTATCTCCAGGAGGAGCTGAAGATCCGCCGCTCGCTTTTCGACTACCATGACACGAGGATCCACGTTTGCCTCTACTTTATCACGCCCACGGGGCACTCCCTGAAGTCCCTGGATCTGGTGACCATGAAGAAACTAGACAGCAAG GTGAACATTATTCCCATCATCGCCAAGGCTGACACCATCTCCAAGAGTGAACTCcacaagttcaagatcaagatcaTGGGCGAGCTGGTCAGCAACGGGGTCCAGATCTACCAGTTTCCCACGGATGACGAGGCTGTTGCAGAGATTAACGCAGTCATGAAT GCACACCTGCCCTTTGCCGTGGTGGGCAGCACCGAGGAGGTGAAGGTGGGGAACAAACTGGTCCGAGCACGGCAGTACCCTTGGGGAGTGGTGCAGG TGGAGAATGAGAATCACTGCGACTTCGTGAAGCTGCGGGAGATGTTGATCCGGGTGAACATGGAGGACCTCCGTGAGCAGACCCACAGCCGGCACTATGAGCTGTACCGGCGCTGCAAGTTGGAGGAGATGGGCTTTCAGGACAGCGATGGTGACAGTCAGCCCTTCAG CCTACAAGAGACATATGAGGCCAAGAGGAAGGAGTTCCTGAGTGAGctgcagaggaaggaggaagagatgagGCAGATGTTTGTCAACAAAGTGAAGGAGACAGAGCTGGAgctgaaggagaaggaaagggag CTTCATGAGAAGTTTGAGCACCTGAAGCGGGTCCACCAGGAGGAGAAGCGCAAGGTGGAGGAAAAGCGCCGCGAGCTGGAGGAGGAGACCAATGCCTTCAACCGCCGGAAGGCCGCGGTGGAGGCCCTGCAGTCGCAGGCCTTGCACGCCACCTCGCAGCAGCCCCTGAGGAAGGACAAGGACAAGAAGAA agccaGTGGCTGGTCTTCCATTTACAGTGTCACTATTCCCTGA
- the SEPTIN8 gene encoding septin-8 isoform X23 has product MRLQAGQASVFGSAAAIPQELELSQGRGLSNGGGVSLHNMELSKNAEAEPRSLSLGGHVGFDSLPDQLVSKSVTQGFSFNILCVGETGIGKSTLMNTLFNTTFETEEASHHEACVRLRPQTYDLQESNVQLKLTIVDAVGFGDQINKDESYRPIVDYIDAQFENYLQEELKIRRSLFDYHDTRIHVCLYFITPTGHSLKSLDLVTMKKLDSKVNIIPIIAKADTISKSELHKFKIKIMGELVSNGVQIYQFPTDDEAVAEINAVMNAHLPFAVVGSTEEVKVGNKLVRARQYPWGVVQVENENHCDFVKLREMLIRVNMEDLREQTHSRHYELYRRCKLEEMGFQDSDGDSQPFSLQETYEAKRKEFLSELQRKEEEMRQMFVNKVKETELELKEKERELHEKFEHLKRVHQEEKRKVEEKRRELEEETNAFNRRKAAVEALQSQALHATSQQPLRKDKDKKN; this is encoded by the exons CTGTCTCAGGGCAGGGGGCTCAGCAATGGAGGAGGCGTGTCTCTGCACAACATGGAGCTGTCTAAG AATGCAGAGGCAGAGCCCCGGAGCCTCTCCCTGGGCGGCCATGTGGGCTTTGACAGCCTCCCTGACCAGCTGGTCAGCAAGTCGGTCACTCAGGGCTTCAGCTTCAACATACTCTGTGTGG GGGAGACCGGCATTGGCAAATCCACACTGATGAACACGCTCTTCAACACAACCTTCGAGACTGAGGAAGCCAGTCACCATGAGGCGTGTGTGCGCCTGCGGCCCCAGACCTATGACCTCCAGGAGAGCAATGTGCAGCTCAAGCTGACCATTGTGGACGCCGTGGGCTTCGGGGATCAGATCAATAAGGATGAGAG TTACAGGCCTATTGTTGACTACATCGATGCGCAGTTTGAAAACTATCTCCAGGAGGAGCTGAAGATCCGCCGCTCGCTTTTCGACTACCATGACACGAGGATCCACGTTTGCCTCTACTTTATCACGCCCACGGGGCACTCCCTGAAGTCCCTGGATCTGGTGACCATGAAGAAACTAGACAGCAAG GTGAACATTATTCCCATCATCGCCAAGGCTGACACCATCTCCAAGAGTGAACTCcacaagttcaagatcaagatcaTGGGCGAGCTGGTCAGCAACGGGGTCCAGATCTACCAGTTTCCCACGGATGACGAGGCTGTTGCAGAGATTAACGCAGTCATGAAT GCACACCTGCCCTTTGCCGTGGTGGGCAGCACCGAGGAGGTGAAGGTGGGGAACAAACTGGTCCGAGCACGGCAGTACCCTTGGGGAGTGGTGCAGG TGGAGAATGAGAATCACTGCGACTTCGTGAAGCTGCGGGAGATGTTGATCCGGGTGAACATGGAGGACCTCCGTGAGCAGACCCACAGCCGGCACTATGAGCTGTACCGGCGCTGCAAGTTGGAGGAGATGGGCTTTCAGGACAGCGATGGTGACAGTCAGCCCTTCAG CCTACAAGAGACATATGAGGCCAAGAGGAAGGAGTTCCTGAGTGAGctgcagaggaaggaggaagagatgagGCAGATGTTTGTCAACAAAGTGAAGGAGACAGAGCTGGAgctgaaggagaaggaaagggag CTTCATGAGAAGTTTGAGCACCTGAAGCGGGTCCACCAGGAGGAGAAGCGCAAGGTGGAGGAAAAGCGCCGCGAGCTGGAGGAGGAGACCAATGCCTTCAACCGCCGGAAGGCCGCGGTGGAGGCCCTGCAGTCGCAGGCCTTGCACGCCACCTCGCAGCAGCCCCTGAGGAAGGACAAGGACAAGAAGAA ttaa